A stretch of Streptomyces vietnamensis DNA encodes these proteins:
- a CDS encoding nucleotidyltransferase family protein: MTEAILLVGGKGTRLRPLTVNTPKPMVPAAGVPFLTHQLARARAAGVEHIVLATSYLAEVFEPYFGDGSALGLSLEYVTEEEPLGTGGAIRNVASRLHSGPDEPVLIFNGDILTGLDIQALVATHSSSGADVSLHLTRVEDPRAFGLVPTDDTGRVTAFLEKPQTPEEIVTDQINAGAYVFRRSVIDTIPTGRPVSVERETFPELLSSGAHLQGMVDSTYWLDLGTPQAFVRGSADLVLGRAPSPAVPGRCGDRLVLPTARVAPDAKLTGGTVVGADAVVGEGARVTGSTLLAGAIVEPGAVITDSLIGAGARIGARTVVSGAVIGDGAQVGPDNELRDGVRVWCNTTLPAGAVRFSSDQ; encoded by the coding sequence GTGACAGAAGCGATCCTCCTGGTCGGTGGCAAGGGCACACGGCTGCGACCCCTCACGGTCAACACGCCCAAGCCCATGGTCCCGGCGGCGGGCGTCCCCTTCCTGACCCACCAGCTGGCCCGGGCCCGCGCCGCCGGCGTCGAGCACATCGTGCTCGCCACGTCGTACCTGGCCGAGGTCTTCGAGCCGTACTTCGGCGACGGCTCCGCCCTCGGCCTCAGCCTGGAGTACGTCACCGAGGAGGAGCCCCTCGGCACCGGCGGCGCGATCCGGAACGTCGCCTCGCGCCTCCACTCGGGCCCCGACGAGCCGGTCCTCATCTTCAACGGGGACATCCTCACGGGCCTGGACATCCAGGCCCTCGTCGCGACCCACTCCTCCTCCGGCGCGGACGTCTCGCTCCACCTCACCCGCGTCGAGGACCCGCGCGCCTTCGGCCTGGTCCCCACGGACGACACCGGCCGCGTCACGGCCTTCCTGGAGAAGCCGCAGACGCCGGAGGAGATCGTCACGGACCAGATCAACGCGGGCGCGTACGTCTTCCGCCGTTCGGTCATCGACACGATCCCCACGGGCCGCCCGGTCTCGGTGGAACGCGAGACCTTCCCGGAGCTCCTCTCCTCCGGCGCCCACCTCCAGGGCATGGTCGACTCGACCTACTGGCTGGACCTCGGCACCCCGCAGGCCTTCGTCCGCGGCTCCGCCGACCTGGTCCTGGGCCGCGCGCCCTCCCCGGCCGTCCCGGGCCGCTGCGGCGACCGCCTGGTCCTGCCGACGGCACGCGTCGCCCCGGACGCCAAGCTGACCGGCGGCACGGTGGTGGGCGCGGACGCGGTGGTGGGCGAGGGCGCCCGGGTGACCGGCTCGACCCTCCTCGCGGGCGCGATCGTCGAACCGGGCGCGGTGATCACGGACTCCCTGATCGGCGCGGGGGCGCGCATCGGCGCGCGTACGGTGGTGAGCGGGGCGGTCATCGGCGACGGCGCGCAGGTGGGCCCGGACAACGAACTCCGAGACGGCGTCCGAGTCTGGTGCAACACCACCCTCCCCGCAGGCGCGGTCCGCTTCTCGTCGGACCAGTAG